In Pedobacter sp. SL55, the following proteins share a genomic window:
- a CDS encoding NADP-dependent malic enzyme: MSKINRKQDALDYHSQGRPGKIEVIPTKPYSSQRDLTLAYSPGVAEPCLKIADNKDDVYKYTAKGNLVAVISNGTAVLGLGDIGPEAGKPVMEGKGLLFKIFADIDVFDLELDTKNVDEFVNIVKALEPTFGGVNLEDIKAPECFEIERRLKEEMNIPVMHDDQHGTAIISAAALINACELQKKKLDKIKIVVNGAGAAAISCSRLYMAIGAKKENIVMCDRNGVIRADREKLDPIKAEFATSRNLTTLEEAMKDSDVFIGLSSADCVSVDMLKSMAKNPIVMAMANPNPEIAYDLAISSRKDIIMATGRSDYPNQVNNVLGFPYIFRGALDVRATAINEEMKIAAVRAIAELTKKPVPEAVNMAYNAKNIKFGKDYIIPKPMDFRLMTNVSMAVAKAAIESGVARKIITDWDAYAEELRKRLGTDDAIMRAITNKAKSDPKRVVFAEADNYKILKAAQIVKDDNIAIPILLGNKEKIQQIIEESALELDGVEIIDPALEPARTQKYAQSLYQKRQRRGVTSVAEAAKMMRDRNYFGSSMVEFGEADAMISGLTKNYATTIKPALQIIGTEEGVSRVAGMYMMMTEKGPVFFGDTTVNVDPTAEELVDLTLLLEKSVRKFNITPRIAMLSYSNFGSNEGVIPEKTRKAVKILHEKYPEVIVDGEMQGNFAINNAMLKDNFPFSSLADAPANTLVFPNLESGNIAYKLLQELGGAEAVGPILLGLKKPVHIVQLGSSVREIVNMVTIAVLDVQAKEEEASPKKRGLFKKK; encoded by the coding sequence ATGAGCAAGATTAACAGAAAACAAGATGCCTTGGATTACCACTCGCAGGGTAGACCTGGAAAAATTGAAGTAATCCCAACCAAACCATACTCTTCACAACGTGATTTAACATTAGCCTATTCGCCAGGTGTGGCAGAGCCTTGTTTAAAAATTGCAGATAATAAAGACGACGTATATAAATACACCGCAAAAGGAAACTTAGTAGCCGTTATTAGTAACGGTACAGCGGTTTTAGGTTTAGGCGATATTGGCCCCGAAGCTGGTAAACCAGTAATGGAAGGTAAAGGCCTTTTATTTAAGATTTTTGCTGACATTGATGTGTTTGACTTAGAGCTTGATACCAAAAATGTAGATGAGTTTGTAAACATCGTTAAAGCTTTAGAACCCACTTTTGGCGGTGTAAACTTAGAAGATATTAAAGCACCAGAATGTTTCGAAATTGAGCGTAGGCTCAAAGAAGAGATGAACATTCCGGTAATGCACGATGACCAACACGGTACGGCCATTATCTCTGCAGCAGCATTAATTAACGCTTGCGAATTGCAGAAAAAGAAACTAGATAAAATCAAGATTGTAGTGAACGGTGCAGGTGCAGCTGCTATTTCTTGCTCTAGACTTTATATGGCCATTGGTGCTAAAAAGGAAAACATTGTAATGTGCGATAGAAATGGTGTGATACGTGCAGATAGAGAGAAGTTAGATCCTATCAAAGCGGAGTTTGCTACCAGTCGCAACTTAACTACTTTGGAAGAAGCCATGAAAGACTCTGATGTATTCATTGGACTTTCTTCAGCAGATTGTGTATCGGTAGATATGCTCAAATCGATGGCGAAAAACCCGATTGTAATGGCCATGGCTAATCCAAACCCAGAAATTGCTTACGATTTGGCCATCAGTTCACGTAAGGACATCATTATGGCCACTGGTCGTTCTGATTATCCTAACCAAGTAAATAACGTTTTAGGTTTCCCTTATATTTTTAGAGGTGCTTTAGACGTAAGAGCTACCGCAATTAACGAAGAAATGAAAATTGCAGCGGTTCGTGCTATTGCCGAGCTCACTAAAAAGCCAGTGCCAGAAGCAGTAAATATGGCTTACAATGCCAAAAACATCAAATTTGGTAAAGATTATATCATTCCAAAACCAATGGATTTTCGCTTAATGACCAACGTTTCTATGGCGGTGGCAAAAGCGGCAATAGAAAGTGGTGTGGCACGTAAGATCATTACCGATTGGGATGCTTATGCAGAAGAATTGAGGAAGCGTTTAGGTACAGATGATGCCATTATGCGTGCCATTACCAACAAAGCAAAATCAGATCCTAAGCGTGTGGTTTTTGCAGAAGCAGATAACTACAAAATCTTGAAGGCTGCCCAGATTGTGAAAGACGATAACATCGCCATTCCAATTTTATTGGGTAACAAAGAGAAAATACAGCAAATTATTGAAGAAAGTGCCTTAGAATTAGATGGCGTTGAAATTATTGATCCGGCTTTAGAACCAGCCAGAACGCAAAAATATGCACAATCTTTATATCAAAAAAGACAGAGACGTGGTGTTACATCCGTAGCCGAAGCTGCAAAAATGATGCGTGACAGAAACTATTTCGGCTCATCGATGGTAGAGTTTGGCGAAGCTGATGCCATGATCTCGGGGCTGACCAAAAACTATGCAACTACCATTAAACCTGCTTTGCAAATTATTGGTACAGAAGAAGGTGTAAGTCGTGTAGCAGGTATGTATATGATGATGACCGAAAAAGGTCCGGTTTTCTTTGGCGATACCACTGTAAATGTAGACCCAACGGCAGAAGAGCTGGTAGATTTAACCTTGTTGCTAGAGAAATCAGTAAGAAAATTCAACATTACGCCACGTATTGCTATGCTTTCTTACTCTAACTTTGGTTCTAACGAGGGCGTTATTCCAGAAAAGACTAGGAAGGCTGTTAAAATTCTTCACGAAAAATATCCTGAAGTAATTGTGGACGGAGAGATGCAAGGAAACTTTGCCATTAATAATGCGATGTTAAAAGACAATTTCCCTTTCAGTAGCTTAGCAGATGCGCCAGCAAACACCCTGGTGTTCCCTAACTTAGAGTCGGGCAATATTGCTTACAAACTTTTACAAGAACTTGGTGGTGCAGAGGCCGTAGGTCCAATTTTGTTGGGATTAAAAAAACCTGTTCATATTGTGCAGCTGGGTAGCTCGGTAAGAGAAATTGTAAACATGGTAACCATTGCAGTGCTAGATGTGCAAGCAAAAGAAGAAGAGGCAAGTCCTAAAAAAAGAGGGTTATTTAAAAAGAAATAA
- a CDS encoding HlyD family secretion protein, translating to MPVQEEEILLSPRNSEEVNDIITAVPPWILRWGITLVFSVLLAIVLGAAFIRYPDVVKTPLKINSINAPKTIIAYQPGKLVKILVNDNQQVNANQTLAYIESTAKHEDVIKLRKYLAILNQQMGKQELSLQQLPQSLNLGELQGAYQNFYQEFLRFLGTQRGGFYLSQKSYLQKDLNEISKLQQQILKQKEIQLQEFANIEEEYGNYKKLKSKNVISNSEFKAQENKYLSAKYPLEQTTTALINNNSSYLAKQKELATLENTIREEQSKFVQALNSMVTETETWLRNYVISATIAGKVSYVGILQENQNVTTNQELFMVNPGNANFFGEVQIPQYNMGKVGMGQRVLVKLRSYPFEEYGAIEGKIAYLTDAALKDSVFFAKIDFKGLTQKDGNNTIVLKQGMMADAEIITKESSLLQRFLRNVTKMFN from the coding sequence ATGCCGGTACAAGAAGAAGAAATATTATTGTCGCCAAGAAACAGCGAAGAGGTAAATGACATTATTACCGCTGTGCCCCCGTGGATATTGCGCTGGGGCATTACTTTGGTTTTTTCTGTATTGCTGGCTATTGTTCTGGGGGCAGCTTTTATCCGCTACCCCGATGTAGTAAAAACTCCCTTAAAAATCAATTCTATTAATGCACCAAAAACCATTATTGCCTACCAGCCGGGCAAGTTGGTTAAAATTTTGGTAAACGATAACCAGCAGGTAAATGCCAACCAAACATTGGCGTATATAGAAAGCACAGCAAAGCATGAAGATGTAATTAAATTGAGAAAATACCTTGCTATTTTAAACCAACAAATGGGTAAACAAGAATTGAGCTTGCAACAACTGCCACAAAGTTTAAATTTGGGCGAGCTTCAAGGTGCCTATCAAAATTTTTATCAAGAATTTTTAAGGTTTTTAGGTACACAAAGGGGAGGTTTTTATCTCTCACAAAAGAGCTATCTGCAAAAAGATTTGAATGAAATAAGCAAACTACAACAACAGATATTAAAACAAAAAGAAATACAGCTTCAAGAATTTGCCAATATAGAAGAAGAGTATGGCAACTATAAGAAGCTGAAAAGTAAAAATGTAATTTCTAACAGCGAATTTAAGGCGCAAGAGAACAAATACCTATCCGCAAAATATCCGTTAGAGCAAACCACTACCGCATTAATTAATAACAACTCCAGTTATTTGGCAAAGCAAAAAGAACTGGCCACTTTAGAAAATACCATTAGAGAAGAGCAAAGTAAATTTGTACAGGCTTTAAATAGCATGGTTACAGAAACCGAAACTTGGTTGCGCAACTATGTGATAAGTGCAACCATTGCGGGCAAGGTAAGTTATGTAGGCATATTGCAGGAGAACCAAAATGTAACAACTAATCAAGAGTTGTTTATGGTAAACCCAGGCAATGCTAATTTCTTCGGCGAAGTGCAAATTCCGCAATACAATATGGGCAAAGTAGGCATGGGCCAAAGGGTGCTAGTTAAACTACGCAGCTACCCATTTGAAGAATATGGCGCCATTGAGGGAAAGATAGCTTACCTCACAGATGCAGCTTTAAAAGACAGTGTGTTTTTTGCAAAAATAGATTTTAAAGGCTTAACACAGAAAGACGGCAACAATACCATTGTTTTAAAACAAGGAATGATGGCTGATGCAGAAATTATTACCAAAGAAAGCTCGCTACTGCAACGCTTCTTGAGAAATGTTACTAAAATGTTTAATTAG
- a CDS encoding peptidase domain-containing ABC transporter: MGFTLYRQLDGMDCGPTCLRMVAKHYGKNFSLQKLRDISGINREGISLLGLSEAAEKIGFRTMGSRLTLQQLKETELPVILHWRQNHFVILFKVKGRGRKVKGNEAQISTNGSPFLGRGVGGEAVYHIADPAKGLIQYTEAEFLKYWLSTHHNGHSQGIALMLSPTPAFYEQDGDQTEALSFRFLLRYLYQYKQLIVQLFVGLGVGSLLQLIVPFLTQSVVDIGINTRNLNFIYIVLIAQTMLFVGRMSVDFIRSWILLHISTRINISILTDFLIKLMKLPMSFFDTKMTGDIMQRMNDQKRIESFLTGTTLSTVFSLFNLLVFTLVLAYYNVNIFFIFLVSSVLYSLWVVAFLKRRRELDFKRFDLSSKNQSSIVQLIGGMQEIKLNNCEQQKRWEWEHLQAGLFRFSIKSLSLGQVQQAGAFFINEGKNILITFLVAKAVIDGQLTLGGMMAVQYIVGQVNSPIEQLLGFIQQMQDAKISLERLNEIHQMEEEEPADKVFVKTLPIDQSIRLENISFTYPGAGNEPVLNQINLNIPQGKTTAIVGMSGSGKTTILKLLLRFYGPQKGEIKVGASHLDQIGYGFWRSQCGTVMQDGFIFSDTIAKNIAVADEYPNMDKLRHAIKVANINDLIESLPLGLNTKIGAEGNGISQGQKQRILIARAVYKDPAYIFFDEATNALDANNESVIMQNLENFFEGRTVIVVAHRLSTVKNADNIVVLDKGKIVEQGTHEELTRQKGEYYHLVKNQLELGN, from the coding sequence ATGGGCTTTACTCTCTATAGACAGTTAGATGGTATGGACTGCGGTCCTACTTGCCTACGTATGGTCGCCAAACACTATGGTAAAAATTTTAGCCTACAAAAGCTAAGGGACATTTCTGGTATAAATAGAGAAGGTATTTCATTATTAGGTTTAAGCGAGGCTGCCGAAAAAATAGGCTTCCGTACCATGGGTAGCAGGCTAACCCTACAACAATTAAAAGAAACAGAGCTGCCTGTTATTTTACATTGGAGGCAGAACCATTTTGTAATACTGTTTAAGGTAAAAGGTAGAGGGCGTAAGGTAAAAGGTAATGAAGCACAAATTAGCACCAATGGCTCCCCTTTCCTTGGGAGAGGGGTTGGGGGAGAGGCCGTTTATCACATCGCCGACCCAGCTAAAGGCTTAATTCAATACACAGAAGCCGAATTTTTAAAATATTGGCTAAGTACACATCACAATGGACATAGCCAAGGTATAGCTTTAATGCTTTCGCCAACACCAGCTTTCTATGAGCAAGATGGAGATCAAACCGAAGCTTTGAGTTTTAGGTTTCTGTTGCGCTATCTATATCAATATAAACAACTAATTGTACAACTGTTTGTAGGTTTGGGTGTGGGCAGTTTACTGCAACTCATTGTGCCTTTTCTTACGCAGTCGGTGGTAGATATCGGTATCAATACCCGTAACCTTAACTTTATTTACATTGTGCTTATAGCACAAACTATGTTGTTTGTTGGTCGCATGAGTGTAGATTTCATTCGTTCGTGGATCTTACTGCACATCAGTACCCGTATCAACATCTCAATACTTACCGATTTTCTCATCAAATTGATGAAACTCCCCATGAGCTTCTTCGATACCAAGATGACCGGAGATATCATGCAGCGCATGAACGACCAAAAACGTATTGAAAGTTTTCTAACTGGAACCACGCTAAGCACCGTTTTCTCGCTTTTCAACTTATTAGTGTTTACACTGGTACTGGCCTATTACAATGTCAATATCTTCTTTATTTTTCTAGTCAGCAGCGTGCTTTACTCGCTTTGGGTGGTTGCCTTTTTGAAAAGACGTAGAGAACTGGATTTCAAGAGGTTTGACCTATCTTCTAAAAATCAAAGTAGCATTGTGCAGTTGATAGGTGGTATGCAAGAAATTAAGCTTAACAATTGCGAGCAGCAAAAACGTTGGGAGTGGGAACATCTGCAAGCTGGCTTGTTTAGGTTCAGTATCAAAAGCCTTTCACTGGGGCAAGTACAACAGGCAGGAGCCTTTTTCATCAATGAAGGAAAAAATATACTCATTACTTTTTTGGTAGCCAAAGCAGTAATAGATGGTCAATTGACACTGGGAGGTATGATGGCGGTACAGTATATTGTTGGGCAAGTAAACAGCCCTATCGAACAGTTGTTGGGGTTTATCCAACAAATGCAAGATGCCAAGATTAGCTTAGAACGGCTAAACGAAATCCACCAAATGGAGGAAGAAGAACCTGCGGATAAGGTATTTGTTAAAACCCTTCCCATAGACCAGTCAATCCGTTTGGAGAACATTAGTTTTACCTATCCCGGAGCAGGTAACGAGCCTGTGCTCAATCAAATCAATTTGAATATTCCGCAAGGTAAAACTACGGCCATTGTGGGTATGAGCGGTAGTGGCAAAACTACCATTTTAAAATTGTTGCTGAGATTTTATGGTCCTCAGAAAGGTGAAATTAAAGTGGGTGCCAGTCATTTAGACCAAATTGGCTATGGTTTTTGGCGTAGCCAATGTGGTACGGTAATGCAAGATGGCTTTATTTTTTCTGATACCATTGCCAAAAACATTGCTGTGGCAGATGAATATCCAAATATGGACAAATTGAGACATGCCATTAAAGTTGCCAACATCAATGACTTGATAGAAAGCTTGCCATTAGGTTTAAACACTAAAATTGGCGCTGAGGGTAATGGGATTAGTCAGGGACAGAAACAACGCATATTGATTGCCAGAGCGGTTTATAAAGATCCAGCATATATCTTTTTTGATGAGGCTACCAATGCTTTAGATGCCAACAATGAAAGTGTGATTATGCAAAATTTGGAAAATTTTTTTGAAGGAAGAACGGTAATAGTGGTAGCCCATCGATTAAGTACGGTAAAAAATGCAGACAATATTGTAGTGTTGGATAAGGGCAAAATTGTAGAACAAGGTACTCACGAAGAACTCACGAGGCAAAAAGGCGAGTATTACCATTTGGTTAAAAACCAGTTGGAGTTAGGGAATTAA